Proteins found in one Nocardia brasiliensis ATCC 700358 genomic segment:
- a CDS encoding SDR family NAD(P)-dependent oxidoreductase has product MARRTALITGASAGFGRALARSLVHRGWRVLGTARDAERLARVAAELGPAFVAVPGDVTDPAHRAELAEVASGAGELALVVNNASALGPSPLVRLADYPLDELELVYRTNVIAPLAVVQFALPLLAADGSVVNLSSDAALEPYPEWGGYGSSKAALDQLTVILGAEHPQLSIYAFDPGDMRTAMHQAAFPGDDISDRPEPETVVPALLRLLDEKPKNGRYAAADFAVGHRS; this is encoded by the coding sequence ATGGCTCGTCGTACCGCACTGATCACCGGCGCCTCCGCCGGATTCGGCCGGGCGCTCGCCCGCTCGCTCGTACATCGGGGCTGGCGGGTGCTCGGGACGGCCCGGGACGCCGAACGGCTCGCCCGAGTGGCCGCTGAGCTCGGGCCCGCCTTCGTCGCGGTCCCCGGCGATGTGACCGATCCGGCGCATCGTGCGGAGCTGGCCGAAGTGGCCAGTGGCGCAGGAGAACTAGCGCTGGTGGTGAACAACGCGAGCGCGCTCGGACCGAGTCCGCTGGTCCGCCTCGCCGACTATCCGCTCGACGAACTCGAGCTGGTGTACCGGACCAATGTGATCGCGCCGCTCGCCGTAGTGCAGTTCGCGCTGCCGCTGCTGGCGGCGGACGGCAGCGTGGTGAACCTCAGTTCGGACGCGGCGCTCGAGCCGTATCCGGAATGGGGCGGCTACGGTTCGTCGAAGGCGGCGCTCGACCAGCTCACCGTGATCCTGGGCGCCGAGCATCCGCAGTTGTCGATCTACGCGTTCGATCCGGGCGATATGCGGACCGCGATGCACCAGGCGGCCTTTCCCGGTGACGACATCTCCGACCGTCCCGAGCCCGAGACCGTGGTCCCAGCGCTGCTGCGGCTGCTCGACGAGAAACCGAAGAACGGGCGCTACGCCGCCGCCGATTTCGCGGTGGGGCACCGGTCATGA
- the ligA gene encoding NAD-dependent DNA ligase LigA has translation MSVGSANVRWVSDSSAVDNDTNAPAPATAEQRVRWQQLADEVREHQFRYYVRDSPIITDGEFDTLLRRLQAMEEQHPDLLTPDSPTQLVGGGFATDFTAVDHLERMLSLDNVFDFDELRTWASRVEAETGPDLHYLCEVKIDGVALNLVYENGRLVRGATRGDGRTGEDVTLNARTIEDIPGELTPSAEFPIPALLEVRGEAYMRLEDFETLNAAIVADGRPPYANPRNTAAGSLRQKDPAVTARRRLRMICHGFGRIEGYAPASQHEAYRALAAWGLPVSDHTKLVQGIDAVIERVAYWGEHRHDIEHEIDGQVIKIDEMALQRRLGSTSRAPRWAIAYKYPPEEATTKLLNIEVNVGRTGRVTPFAVMEPVSIAGSTVSMATLHNASEVERKGVLIGDTVTIRKAGDVIPEVLGPVVDARTGAERAFVMPTHCPACGTELAPQKEGDADIRCPNQQFCPAQLRERVFHVAGRGAFDIESLGYEAANDLLKSGVITDEGDLFDLDESRLLATTLFANKDGGLSANGRRLLDNLDAAKSRPLWRVLVALSIRHVGPTAARVLAREFGSLDRIQDASAEELAAADGVGPTIAAAVAEWFTVEWHRAIVGKWRAAGVRMADERDESIERTLEGLSIVVTGSLDGFSRDGAKEAILVRGGKAAGSVSKKTAFVVIGDAPGSKAAKAEELGVPILDEDGFRLLLEAGPDAVTPQSEIESETEG, from the coding sequence ATGTCGGTGGGCTCGGCTAATGTGCGTTGGGTGAGTGACAGCAGTGCGGTGGACAACGACACGAACGCGCCCGCCCCGGCGACGGCCGAGCAACGCGTGCGGTGGCAGCAGTTGGCGGACGAGGTGCGCGAGCATCAGTTCCGCTACTACGTGCGCGATTCGCCGATCATCACCGACGGCGAGTTCGACACGCTGCTGCGCCGCCTGCAGGCCATGGAGGAACAGCACCCCGATCTACTTACCCCGGATTCGCCGACCCAGCTGGTCGGCGGCGGGTTCGCGACCGACTTCACCGCGGTCGACCACCTGGAGCGGATGCTGTCGCTGGACAACGTGTTCGACTTCGACGAGCTGCGCACCTGGGCGAGCCGCGTCGAGGCCGAGACCGGGCCCGATCTGCACTATCTGTGCGAGGTGAAGATCGACGGCGTCGCGCTGAACCTGGTGTACGAGAACGGGCGGCTGGTGCGCGGCGCGACCCGCGGTGACGGGCGCACGGGCGAGGACGTCACGCTCAACGCGCGCACCATCGAGGACATCCCGGGTGAGCTGACGCCCAGCGCCGAGTTCCCGATCCCGGCGTTGCTCGAGGTGCGCGGCGAGGCGTACATGCGCCTCGAGGACTTCGAGACGCTCAACGCGGCCATCGTGGCCGACGGCAGACCGCCGTACGCCAATCCGCGCAACACCGCGGCCGGCTCACTGCGGCAGAAGGACCCGGCGGTCACCGCCCGCCGCCGGCTGCGGATGATCTGCCACGGCTTCGGCCGCATCGAGGGCTATGCCCCGGCCTCGCAGCACGAGGCCTATCGGGCGCTGGCGGCCTGGGGCCTGCCGGTGTCCGACCACACCAAGCTGGTGCAGGGCATCGACGCCGTCATCGAACGGGTCGCGTACTGGGGCGAGCATCGCCACGATATCGAGCACGAGATCGACGGCCAGGTCATCAAGATCGACGAGATGGCCCTGCAGCGCAGGCTCGGGTCCACCTCGCGCGCGCCACGCTGGGCGATCGCCTACAAGTATCCGCCCGAGGAGGCGACCACCAAGCTGCTCAACATCGAGGTGAACGTCGGTCGCACCGGCCGGGTCACCCCGTTCGCGGTGATGGAGCCGGTGTCCATCGCGGGGTCGACGGTCTCGATGGCCACGCTGCACAACGCGTCGGAGGTCGAACGCAAGGGCGTGCTCATCGGCGACACGGTCACCATCCGCAAGGCGGGCGACGTGATCCCCGAGGTGCTCGGCCCGGTGGTGGACGCGCGCACCGGCGCGGAGCGCGCGTTCGTGATGCCGACGCACTGCCCGGCCTGCGGCACCGAATTGGCCCCGCAGAAGGAGGGCGACGCCGATATCCGCTGCCCGAACCAGCAGTTCTGTCCAGCCCAGCTGCGTGAGCGGGTGTTCCACGTGGCCGGGCGCGGCGCGTTCGATATCGAGTCGCTCGGGTACGAGGCGGCGAACGATCTGTTGAAGTCGGGCGTGATCACCGACGAGGGTGATCTGTTCGACCTCGATGAATCCCGTCTGCTGGCGACCACACTGTTCGCCAACAAGGACGGCGGGTTGTCCGCGAACGGCCGCCGCCTCCTGGACAACCTGGACGCGGCCAAGAGCCGGCCGCTGTGGCGGGTGCTCGTGGCGTTGTCGATCCGGCATGTCGGGCCCACTGCCGCAAGGGTTCTGGCGCGGGAGTTCGGCAGTCTCGATCGGATCCAGGACGCCTCGGCCGAGGAGCTGGCCGCCGCCGACGGGGTCGGACCCACCATCGCGGCGGCGGTCGCGGAATGGTTCACCGTCGAGTGGCATCGCGCGATCGTCGGCAAGTGGCGCGCCGCGGGCGTGCGGATGGCCGACGAGCGCGACGAGTCCATCGAGCGCACGCTCGAAGGGCTGTCCATCGTCGTCACCGGCTCGCTGGACGGGTTCTCCCGCGACGGCGCGAAGGAGGCCATTCTGGTGCGCGGCGGCAAGGCGGCGGGTTCGGTGTCGAAGAAGACCGCGTTCGTGGTGATCGGTGATGCGCCGGGCTCGAAGGCGGCCAAGGCGGAGGAACTCGGGGTGCCGATCCTCGACGAGGACGGGTTCCGGCTGCTGCTGGAGGCGGGGCCGGACGCGGTGACGCCGCAGTCCGAAATCGAGTCCGAGACGGAAGGGTAA